A region from the Triticum aestivum cultivar Chinese Spring chromosome 3D, IWGSC CS RefSeq v2.1, whole genome shotgun sequence genome encodes:
- the LOC123081042 gene encoding tricetin 3',4',5'-O-trimethyltransferase-like → MGSIAAGADEDACMYALQLVSSSILPMTLKNAIELGLLETLMSAGGKFLTPAEVAAKLPSAANPEAPDMVDRMLRLLASYNVVSCRTEEGKDGRLSRRYGAAPVCKYLTPNEDGVSMSALALMNQDKVLMESWYYLKDAVLDGGIPFNKAYGMSAFEYHGTDLRFNRVFNEGMKNHSIIITKKLLELYKGFEGLNTLVDVGGGVGATVAAITAHYPAIKGINFDLPHVISEAPPFPGVTHVGGDMFQKVPSGDAILMKWILHDWSDEHCAKLLKNCYDALPAHGKVVLVECILPVNPEATPKAQGVFHVDMIMLAHNPGGRERYEREFEALAKGAGFAAMKTTYIYANAWAIEFTK, encoded by the exons ATGGGCTCCATCGCCGCCGGCGCCGATGAGGATGCGTGCATGTACGCTCTCCAGCTCGTCTCGTCGTCCATCCTCCCGATGACGCTGAAGAACGCCATCGAGCTGGGACTCCTCGAGACTCTGATGTCTGCCGGCGGCAAGTTCTTGACTCCCGCCGAGGTGGCTGCCAAGCTCCCATCCGCAGCGAATCCGGAAGCGCCGGACATGGTGGACCGTATGCTCCGTCTGCTGGCCTCGTACAACGTGGTGTCGTGCAGGACGGAGGAGGGCAAGGACGGCCGTCTCTCCAGGCGGTATGGTGCTGCGCCCGTGTGCAAGTACCTCACCCCCAACGAGGACGGCGTCTCGATGTCAGCGCTCGCGCTCATGAACCAGGACAAGGTCCTCATGGAGAGCTG GTACTATCTCAAGGATGCGGTCCTCGACGGTGGCATCCCATTCAACAAGGCATACGGGATGTCGGCGTTCGAGTACCACGGCACGGACCTGCGCTTCAACCGCGTCTTCAACGAAGGGATGAAGAACCattccatcatcatcaccaagaaGCTCCTCGAACTCTACAAGGGCTTCGAGGGCCTCAACACCCTCGTCGACGTGGGCGGGGGCGTCGGCGCCACCGTGGCCGCCATCACCGCTCACTACCCCGCCATCAAGGGCATCAACTTCGACCTTCCCCACGTCATCTCCGAGGCGCCGCCGTTCCCCGGTGTCACCCACGTCGGCGGCGACATGTTCCAGAAGGTGCCCTCGGGTGACGCCATCCTCATGAAGTGGATCCTCCACGACTGGAGCGACGAGCACTGCGCTAAGCTGCTCAAGAACTGCTACGACGCCTTGCCGGCgcacggcaaggtggtgctcgtgGAGTGCATCCTGCCGGTGAACCCGGAAGCCACGCCTAAGGCGCAGGGAGTGTTCCATGTCGATATGATCATGCTCGCGCACAACCCGGGTGGCAGGGAGAGGTACGAGAGGGAGTTCGAGGCCCTGGCCAAGGGCGCCGGGTTCGCCGCCATGAAGACCACTTACATCTACGCCAATGCATGGGCCATCGAGTTCACTAAGTAG